AAGAAGCTGACGGTCAACAGCCGCAAGCCCGCGGTGTTCTAGAAATCTACTGACTCCTTCTAGCCACACGGAGAACGAGAAAACTCACCCCCGGTCGCTCGGGGGTGAGTCCTTTTCTTTCTTACGAGAGGTCGCCGGGGATGGGCATCCGGGCGTCGAAGACAGCGACGACGGTCACCGCTTCCTTCCCGCGTCGGTAGACGATCCTGTAGGTGCCCTCGATGAACTCCCTGGTGTCGGAGTCCGCGAGCTCCGGGACTATTCTGCCGGAGTCCGGGTAGTCAAGACCTTGCTCGGCTCTGGCCAGGATGCGAAGAACGGTCTCTTGCGCGGCCCTCGGACTGAAGCTATCGAGATAGTCGGCGATCTTCCTGAGCGCCTCCCTCGCGTCCTTCGACCAGGTTAGCCCTGGCGGTCGTCCTGCCACCGGCGCTCGAATTCTGCGACGACTTGATCGTGCGGAACGACCCGGCCGGCCGTCAGGTCGGCCATGCCCCTGGCGACTGCCGTGAGGAACCGCTCGCGCTCCTGGATCCGGTCGAAATCCTCGGCCGAAATGATCACCGCCGCCGGCTTGCCCTGGTGAGTGACGACGACCTGGCGCCGGCGTCGCTCGCCCAAATCGCGTATCACCTGCGAAAGATGTGCCTTGCAGCCCGCGACCGTCATGAAGTCCGCAGAAATTCTGACTGGTTCCATGGTCAGCCTCCTGGTCAGAATAATGGATCGCCAAGAGGCCAAAGTAAAGGAGTCGTTGTCGCGGTCTCACCCCACGACCAGAACGTCCCCGTCGCTAGAAGGCTTCCTCCGCGGGCAGGGTGAACCAGAACGTGCTACCGAGGCCCTTCTCGCTCGCCACGCCGATCTCGCCGCCGTGTGCCTCGATGATGGCCTTGCAGATGGACAGGCCCAGGCCCGTGCCCACCTGGTTGCGGGGACCCGGCTCGATCTGGCTGAAGCGCCTGAACAGCCTCGGGACATCAGAAGGCGCGATGCCGATGCCCGTGTCGGCCACCGCGCAGCGGACGCGATCGCCGTCGCGCCGCGCGGCCACGGTGATCGTCCCGCCGTCGGGGGTGAACTTGATCGCGTTGCCGACCAGGTTCAGCAGCACCTGGCCGATCCGGCGCCCGTCCATGAAGGCCGGGAGGTGATCGGGCAGTTCGACGAAGAGGTCCAGCCGAGCCTCGAGCACGAGCGGCGAGACGCTCTCCAGGACGTCCCGGATCCGCTCGGCCGCATCAACCTCCTCGGGATGCACGCTGAACGTGCCGGCCTCGATGCTGACCGCGTCGAGCAGATCGTCGACCAGCAGTTGCAGGCGCTTGGCACTCGAAATCACCTGGCGGGCGTAGTCGTGGAGCTGCGTTTCGTTGCGGGATTCCAGCTCTTCGACCAGGAACGACCCGAAGCCCCGGATGGTCGTGATCGGCGTCCGAAGCTCGTGCGACACCGCGCTGATCAGGTGGCTCTTGAGCCGATCGAGTTCCCTGGCCGCGGCCGCCTCCGCGAGCGCCGCCTCTTCGCGCCTGGCGAGGTCGCGGGCCGCGGCCTCGGCTCGCTTGCGTGCCGTGACGTCGATGAGCACGGCGAACGATCGCTCGACCTGCCCGTCGGCGCCGAACTCCGCGATGGCCGATAGCTCGATGTCCAGGACCTCGCCGCTTTTCGTCACGAACTGGTAAGGGACATCGTTGCAGGCCCCGGTCTGGAAGTAGGCGGGCAGCACGACGTCCAGCGCATACTGGCGGGACTCCGGGGTGAGGAATTCGACGGATCGCCGCCCCAGGACCTCCTCGCGGGTGTAGCCCATCTTGGCGAGCCAGCGGTTGCTCACGCTCACGAGCCGGCCGGAGCGGTCGATGGAGTGGAGCATGACTGGCGCGTCGCGTTCCGGAATCATTTTCCGAGCATTATAGGCCTGCGCTCGCACTCCGAAAACGTGCGCTCCCAACGGCCTCCCGCCCGTCGGCGAGGGACCTGCCGGCTCGCTATGGCAGCCGCGTTGCGGCTACGCCAGGACGGGCGCCTTGGGCTCGGCCTGCAGCAGGCCGCTGAAT
The nucleotide sequence above comes from Candidatus Tanganyikabacteria bacterium. Encoded proteins:
- a CDS encoding type II toxin-antitoxin system RelE/ParE family toxin, with the protein product MAGRPPGLTWSKDAREALRKIADYLDSFSPRAAQETVLRILARAEQGLDYPDSGRIVPELADSDTREFIEGTYRIVYRRGKEAVTVVAVFDARMPIPGDLS
- a CDS encoding type II toxin-antitoxin system Phd/YefM family antitoxin, translating into MEPVRISADFMTVAGCKAHLSQVIRDLGERRRRQVVVTHQGKPAAVIISAEDFDRIQERERFLTAVARGMADLTAGRVVPHDQVVAEFERRWQDDRQG
- a CDS encoding PAS domain-containing sensor histidine kinase; translation: MIPERDAPVMLHSIDRSGRLVSVSNRWLAKMGYTREEVLGRRSVEFLTPESRQYALDVVLPAYFQTGACNDVPYQFVTKSGEVLDIELSAIAEFGADGQVERSFAVLIDVTARKRAEAAARDLARREEAALAEAAAARELDRLKSHLISAVSHELRTPITTIRGFGSFLVEELESRNETQLHDYARQVISSAKRLQLLVDDLLDAVSIEAGTFSVHPEEVDAAERIRDVLESVSPLVLEARLDLFVELPDHLPAFMDGRRIGQVLLNLVGNAIKFTPDGGTITVAARRDGDRVRCAVADTGIGIAPSDVPRLFRRFSQIEPGPRNQVGTGLGLSICKAIIEAHGGEIGVASEKGLGSTFWFTLPAEEAF